In the genome of Acidovorax sp. 69, the window AATGCCCAGGTGATGGCCGCGCGCGCTGGGCAACACGGGCGCGAGTTTGCCGTGGTGGCCAATGTGCTGTCGGGCATCACCAACGAGATCGACGGCCTGTCGCTGCAGGCTGTGTCCCTGGCCGGGCGCAGCCGAGGCGCCGCGTAACAACGCCATGCCCGACGCGGGGCGGCTACTGCCCCGCCGTTTCCCGTACCTGCTGAAACCGCACTGCCAGCTCCTTGCGCAGCGATTTGCGCAACAAGGCAGCGTCCCAGCGGCGGCGCTCATCGGGCGTGGAGGGCGACAGCGGCGGCACCTGCACAGGCTTGCGCGCTTCGTCCACGGCCACCATCGTGAAAAAGCAGCTGTTCACATGCCGCACCACCTGCGAGCGGATCTCTTCGGCCACCACCTTGATACCGACCTCCATCGAGGAGCTGCCCGTGTAGTTCACGCTGGCCAGAAAAGTCACCAGCTCGCCCACATGGATGGGCTGCAGGAACATCACCTGGTCCACGCTCAGCGTCACCGTGTAGCAGCCCGAATAGCGGCTGGCACACGA includes:
- a CDS encoding acyl-CoA thioesterase is translated as MNIPSHQLSMTVLMSPDMANFSGNVHGGAILKLLDQVAYSCASRYSGCYTVTLSVDQVMFLQPIHVGELVTFLASVNYTGSSSMEVGIKVVAEEIRSQVVRHVNSCFFTMVAVDEARKPVQVPPLSPSTPDERRRWDAALLRKSLRKELAVRFQQVRETAGQ